GGCGTTCTTCAGGATCTCCTCCTTCCCTCCGAAGGGATCGACGGAGTCGTCGCGAAACGGCGTCCCCATCTCCACGGCATGGGAGGTGGGGACGACGCCCTTCGTGTCGAGTCGTTCGAGCTGCTGGATGGTATCGAGGATGTGGGCCAGCTGGTCCCGCATC
This window of the Candidatus Deferrimicrobiaceae bacterium genome carries:
- the gatC gene encoding Asp-tRNA(Asn)/Glu-tRNA(Gln) amidotransferase subunit GatC, which produces MAITREEVLHVARLARLALSSAEADRMRDQLAHILDTIQQLERLDTKGVVPTSHAVEMGTPFRDDSVDPFGGKEEILKNAPDREEDFFRVPRIIED